A genomic segment from Glycine soja cultivar W05 chromosome 18, ASM419377v2, whole genome shotgun sequence encodes:
- the LOC114394561 gene encoding elicitor-responsive protein 1-like, giving the protein MAIGFMEVQLVKAKGLCDTDFFGSMDPYVVIQYNGQERRSSVAKGQGNNPVWNEKFEFKVEYPTPSNSYKVILKIMDKDSLSADDFVGQAIVYVEDLLAIGVGDGAAELQPLKYRVIREDQSYCGEIDVGITFKVEEEFNGETKRGRKDSN; this is encoded by the exons atggCAATTGGGTTTATGGAGGTGCAGCTTGTGAAAGCAAAGGGGTTGTGTGACACTGATTTCTTTG GTAGTATGGACCCGTATGTTGTGATACAGTACAACGGTCAAGAGCGAAGGAGTAGTGTTGCTAAGG GACAGGGCAATAATCCGGTGTGGAATGAGAAATTTGAGTTTAAGGTAGAATATCCTACACCAAGTAACTCATACAAGGTCATCTTAAAAATCATGGACAAGGATTCGTTATCTGCAGATGACTTTGTTGGTCAAGCCAT AGTCTATGTGGAAGACTTATTAGCCATAGGGGTAGGGGATGGTGCAGCTGAGCTGCAACCTCTCAAGTACAGAGTAATTCGTGAAGATCAATCTTATTGTGGAGAAATTGATGTTGGTATAACTTTTAAG GTTGAAGAAGAGTTCAATGGAGAAACTAAACGAGGAAGGAAGGACAGCAACTAG
- the LOC114394866 gene encoding receptor-like cytoplasmic kinase 176 isoform X1: protein MGCFFSVPSKIKAESPPRNGLNSKDGSKEENDLSCLSSKVSSSAMLLTPQSEDEILQASNLKNFTFNELRTATRNFRPDSMVGEGGFGCVFKGWIDEHTLAPTKPGTGMVIAVKRLNQESNQGHIEWLTEINYLGQLSHPNLVKLIGYSLEDDHRILVYEFVAKGSLDNHLFRRGSYFQPLSWNIRMKVALDAAKGLAFLHSDEVDVIYRDFKTSNILLDSNYNAKLSDFGLAKNGPEGDKSHVSTRVMGTYGYAAPEYIATGHLTKKSDIYSFGVVLLELMSGKRALDDNRPSGEHSLVEWAKPLLTNKHKISQVMDARIEGQYSKREAKRIAHLAIQCLSTEQKLRPNINEVVRLLEHLHDSKDTSSSSNATPNPSLSPSPLRS, encoded by the exons ATGGGTTGCTTCTTTAGTGTACCTTCAAAGATCAAAGCTGAGAGCCCTCCACGTAATG GTTTGAATTCAAAGGATGGTAGCAAAGAAGAGAATGATTTGAGTTGTTTAAGCAGCAAGGTGTCCTCTTCAGCTATGCTTCTAACTCCTCAAAGTGAGGATGAGATATTGCAGGCCAGCAATTTGAAGAACTTCACATTCAATGAGCTAAGAACTGCTACAAGGAACTTTCGTCCGGATAGTATGGTGGGCGAAGGTGGGTTTGGTTGTGTGTTTAAGGGGTGGATCGATGAGCATACACTTGCCCCTACTAAACCAGGGACAGGAATGGTCATTGCTGTGAAGAGGCTTAACCAAGAAAGCAACCAGGGGCACATTGAATGGTTG ACAGAAATCAACTACCTGGGGCAGCTCAGTCATCCTAATCTTGTGAAACTAATTGGTTACTCCTTAGAAGATGATCACCGGATTTTGGTGTATGAATTTGTGGCCAAGGGTAGTTTGGATAATCACTTGTTCAGGA GGGGTTCTTACTTTCAACCACTCTCTTGGAACATCCGTATGAAGGTTGCTCTTGATGCTGCTAAGGGTCTTGCATTTCTTCACAGTGATGAAGTAGATGTAATATATAGGGACTTCAAAACTTCCAATATCTTACTTGATTCT AATTATAATGCAAAACTCTCTGATTTTGGGTTGGCAAAAAATGGACCCGAAGGTGATAAGAGCCATGTCTCTACAAGGGTAATGGGCACCTATGGCTATGCAGCTCCTGAGTATATAGCCACAG GTCACCTAACCAAAAAGAGTGACATATACAGTTTTGGAGTTGTTCTTCTGGAACTCATGTCAGGGAAACGTGCACTGGATGACAACAGGCCAAGCGGGGAGCACAGTTTAGTTGAATGGGCCAAACCACTCCTCACCAACAAACACAAGATCTCCCAAGTTATGGATGCTCGCATAGAAGGCCAATACTCAAAGCGCGAAGCAAAGAGAATAGCTCACCTTGCAATTCAATGCCTATCTACAGAACAGAAACTTAGACCAAACATAAATGAGGTGGTGAGATTATTGGAACATCTTCACGATTCCAAAGACACAAGCTCAAGCAGCAATGCTACTCCTAATCCAAGCTTATCTCCTTCTCCTCTTCGTTCATAG
- the LOC114394866 gene encoding receptor-like cytoplasmic kinase 176 isoform X2 yields the protein MLLTPQSEDEILQASNLKNFTFNELRTATRNFRPDSMVGEGGFGCVFKGWIDEHTLAPTKPGTGMVIAVKRLNQESNQGHIEWLTEINYLGQLSHPNLVKLIGYSLEDDHRILVYEFVAKGSLDNHLFRRGSYFQPLSWNIRMKVALDAAKGLAFLHSDEVDVIYRDFKTSNILLDSNYNAKLSDFGLAKNGPEGDKSHVSTRVMGTYGYAAPEYIATGHLTKKSDIYSFGVVLLELMSGKRALDDNRPSGEHSLVEWAKPLLTNKHKISQVMDARIEGQYSKREAKRIAHLAIQCLSTEQKLRPNINEVVRLLEHLHDSKDTSSSSNATPNPSLSPSPLRS from the exons ATGCTTCTAACTCCTCAAAGTGAGGATGAGATATTGCAGGCCAGCAATTTGAAGAACTTCACATTCAATGAGCTAAGAACTGCTACAAGGAACTTTCGTCCGGATAGTATGGTGGGCGAAGGTGGGTTTGGTTGTGTGTTTAAGGGGTGGATCGATGAGCATACACTTGCCCCTACTAAACCAGGGACAGGAATGGTCATTGCTGTGAAGAGGCTTAACCAAGAAAGCAACCAGGGGCACATTGAATGGTTG ACAGAAATCAACTACCTGGGGCAGCTCAGTCATCCTAATCTTGTGAAACTAATTGGTTACTCCTTAGAAGATGATCACCGGATTTTGGTGTATGAATTTGTGGCCAAGGGTAGTTTGGATAATCACTTGTTCAGGA GGGGTTCTTACTTTCAACCACTCTCTTGGAACATCCGTATGAAGGTTGCTCTTGATGCTGCTAAGGGTCTTGCATTTCTTCACAGTGATGAAGTAGATGTAATATATAGGGACTTCAAAACTTCCAATATCTTACTTGATTCT AATTATAATGCAAAACTCTCTGATTTTGGGTTGGCAAAAAATGGACCCGAAGGTGATAAGAGCCATGTCTCTACAAGGGTAATGGGCACCTATGGCTATGCAGCTCCTGAGTATATAGCCACAG GTCACCTAACCAAAAAGAGTGACATATACAGTTTTGGAGTTGTTCTTCTGGAACTCATGTCAGGGAAACGTGCACTGGATGACAACAGGCCAAGCGGGGAGCACAGTTTAGTTGAATGGGCCAAACCACTCCTCACCAACAAACACAAGATCTCCCAAGTTATGGATGCTCGCATAGAAGGCCAATACTCAAAGCGCGAAGCAAAGAGAATAGCTCACCTTGCAATTCAATGCCTATCTACAGAACAGAAACTTAGACCAAACATAAATGAGGTGGTGAGATTATTGGAACATCTTCACGATTCCAAAGACACAAGCTCAAGCAGCAATGCTACTCCTAATCCAAGCTTATCTCCTTCTCCTCTTCGTTCATAG
- the LOC114394463 gene encoding heavy metal-associated isoprenylated plant protein 37-like — MSTSDYELIKIETFVLKAHMNCQGCMNKVRKVLQKIEGVCKVDINAEEQTAIVTGIVNPSTLVQKLAKFGKHAEIWDAGYNGDQNNNQAQLINDHSDYENQYMIPTFGENHWGPQWGFNAGLENSETIYAGLENQEWARNFPGESSTSKYGHQPSPMANIHEYHHEFHPSNMMQFSSHIMDLNN, encoded by the exons atgtcaacaaGTGATTACGAGTTAATAAAGATCGAG ACGTTTGTTCTTAAAGCACACATGAACTGTcaaggatgcatgaacaaagtAAGGAAAGTACTCCAAAAAATTGAAG GTGTCTGTAAAGTAGACATTAATGCAGAAGAGCAAACGGCAATTGTCACAGGCATTGTCAACCCATCCACTTTGGTCCAGAAGTTGGCCAAATTTGGCAAGCATGCAGAGATATGGGATGCAGGATACAACGGTGATCAGAACAATAACCAAGCTCAATTAATAAATGATCACAGTGACTATGAAAATCAGTATATGATTCCCACCTTTGGCGAAAATCACTGGGGACCCCAATGGGGTTTTAATGCTGGCTTAGAGAATAGTGAAACTATTTATGCTGGCTTAGAGAACCAAGAATGGGCACGTAACTTCCCTGGAGAGTCATCAACTAGCAAATATGGTCATCAACCATCTCCTATGGCCAACATACATGAATATCATCATGAATTCCATCCATCAAATATGATGCAGTTTTCTTCCCATATCATGGACCTGAACAATTAA